In Drosophila simulans strain w501 chromosome 3R, Prin_Dsim_3.1, whole genome shotgun sequence, a single window of DNA contains:
- the LOC6728650 gene encoding protein slender lobes isoform X4 has protein sequence MVVTRSAARMKQNQLVTLSDQNIVAESSRTKEPPAPKENIKKIPAARQCGNVAANLLEEQASNEINEEGSSAPKKNIKKIPAARQCGNVAANLLEAQESNENEKTGTKKKDGKQLDSKLSSTVQSPEAERSKETPAPKKNVKKTPAALQCVDAAANLLAEQSSNEMNEEGPSAPKKNVKKVPAARQCVKVTANLLEEQASNENEKTGTKKKVEKLPSSKMSSTSPEAATKDNANPNMKPSLKKSTKKQKSQKAGKDKIENEAK, from the exons ATGGTGGTTACTCGCAGTGCAGCCAGGATGAAGCAGAACCAACTGGTGACTTTATCTGACCAGAACATCGTAGCAGAATCTTCGAGGACCAAAGAACCTCCTGCGCCCAAAGagaatataaagaaaattccGGCTGCACGTCAGTGTGGCAATGTGGCTGCAAATCTTCTGGAGGAACAAGCATCTAATGAAATTAATGAAGAAGGATCTTCTGCGCCCAAAAagaatataaagaaaattccGGCTGCACGTCAGTGTGGCAATGTGGCTGCAAATCTTCTAGAGGCACAAGAATCTAATGAAAATGAA aaaacaGGCACAAAAAAGAAGGATGGAAAGCAACTGGACTCCAAATTGAGTTCCACAGTCCAAAGTCCAGAAGCGGAGAGGTCCAAAGAAACTCCAGCGCCCAAGAAGAATGTGAAAAAAACGCCGGCTGCACTTCAGTGCGTCGACGCGGCTGCAAATCTCCTGGCGGAACAATCATctaatgaaatgaatgaagaAGGACCCTCTGCGCCCAAGAAGAATGTGAAGAAAGTGCCGGCTGCACGTCAGTGTGTCAAGGTGACTGCAAATCTTCTGGAGGAACAAGCATCTAATGAAAATGAA AAAACAGGCACAAAAAAGAAGGTCGAAAAACTACCGTCATCAAAAATGAGTTCCACAAGTCCAGAAGCAGCGACCAAAGATAAT GCAAATCCAAATATGAAACCAAGCCTAAAGAAGTCGACAAAGAAGCAAAAGTCTcaaaaagctggaaaagataaaatcgaaaatgaaGCCAAATAA
- the LOC6728650 gene encoding triadin isoform X1 → MVVTRSAARMKQNQLVTLSDQNIVAESSRTKEPPAPKENIKKIPAARQCGNVAANLLEEQASNEINEEGSSAPKKNIKKIPAARQCGNVAANLLEAQESNENEKTGTKKKDGKQLDSKLSSTVQSPEAERSKETPAPKKNVKKTPAALQCVDAAANLLAEQSSNEMNEEGPSAPKKNVKKVPAARQCVKVTANLLEEQASNENEKTGTKRKDKKEQLDSKLSSTVQSPKSARSKESPRSKETPAPKKNVKKTPAALQCVDAAANILAEQSSNEMNEEGPSAPKKNVKKVPAARQCVKVAANLLEAQESNENEKTGTKKKVEKLPSSKMSSTSPEAATKDNANPNMKPSLKKSTKKQKSQKAGKDKIENEAK, encoded by the exons ATGGTGGTTACTCGCAGTGCAGCCAGGATGAAGCAGAACCAACTGGTGACTTTATCTGACCAGAACATCGTAGCAGAATCTTCGAGGACCAAAGAACCTCCTGCGCCCAAAGagaatataaagaaaattccGGCTGCACGTCAGTGTGGCAATGTGGCTGCAAATCTTCTGGAGGAACAAGCATCTAATGAAATTAATGAAGAAGGATCTTCTGCGCCCAAAAagaatataaagaaaattccGGCTGCACGTCAGTGTGGCAATGTGGCTGCAAATCTTCTAGAGGCACAAGAATCTAATGAAAATGAA aaaacaGGCACAAAAAAGAAGGATGGAAAGCAACTGGACTCCAAATTGAGTTCCACAGTCCAAAGTCCAGAAGCGGAGAGGTCCAAAGAAACTCCAGCGCCCAAGAAGAATGTGAAAAAAACGCCGGCTGCACTTCAGTGCGTCGACGCGGCTGCAAATCTCCTGGCGGAACAATCATctaatgaaatgaatgaagaAGGACCCTCTGCGCCCAAGAAGAATGTGAAGAAAGTGCCGGCTGCACGTCAGTGTGTCAAGGTGACTGCAAATCTTCTGGAGGAACAAGCATCTAATGAAAATGAA aaaacaGGAACAAAAAGGAAGGACAAAAAGGAACAACTGGACTCCAAATTGAGTTCCACAGTCCAAAGTCCAAAATCAGCGAGGTCCAAAGAATCTCCAAGGTCCAAAGAAACTCCTGCGCCCAAGAAGAATGTGAAAAAAACGCCGGCTGCACTTCAGTGCGTCGACGCGGCTGCAAATATCCTGGCGGAACAATCATCTAATGAAATGAATGAGGAAGGACCCTCTGCGCCCAAGAAGAATGTGAAGAAAGTGCCGGCTGCACGTCAGTGTGTCAAGGTGGCTGCAAATCTTCTAGAGGCACAAGAATCTAATGAAAATGAA AAAACAGGCACAAAAAAGAAGGTCGAAAAACTACCGTCATCAAAAATGAGTTCCACAAGTCCAGAAGCAGCGACCAAAGATAAT GCAAATCCAAATATGAAACCAAGCCTAAAGAAGTCGACAAAGAAGCAAAAGTCTcaaaaagctggaaaagataaaatcgaaaatgaaGCCAAATAA
- the LOC6728650 gene encoding uncharacterized protein LOC6728650 isoform X3, with the protein MVVTRSAARMKQNQLVTLSDQNIVAESSRTKEPPAPKENIKKIPAARQCGNVAANLLEEQASNEINEEGSSAPKKNIKKIPAARQCGNVAANLLEAQESNENEKTGTKKKDGKQLDSKLSSTVQSPEAERSKESPRSKETPAPKKNVKKTPAALQCVDAAANILAEQSSNEMNEEGPSAPKKNVKKVPAARQCVKVAANLLEAQESNENEKTGTKKKVEKLPSSKMSSTSPEAATKDNANPNMKPSLKKSTKKQKSQKAGKDKIENEAK; encoded by the exons ATGGTGGTTACTCGCAGTGCAGCCAGGATGAAGCAGAACCAACTGGTGACTTTATCTGACCAGAACATCGTAGCAGAATCTTCGAGGACCAAAGAACCTCCTGCGCCCAAAGagaatataaagaaaattccGGCTGCACGTCAGTGTGGCAATGTGGCTGCAAATCTTCTGGAGGAACAAGCATCTAATGAAATTAATGAAGAAGGATCTTCTGCGCCCAAAAagaatataaagaaaattccGGCTGCACGTCAGTGTGGCAATGTGGCTGCAAATCTTCTAGAGGCACAAGAATCTAATGAAAATGAA aaaacaGGCACAAAAAAGAAGGATGGAAAGCAACTGGACTCCAAATTGAGTTCCACAGTCCAAAGTCCAGAAGCGGAGAG GTCCAAAGAATCTCCAAGGTCCAAAGAAACTCCTGCGCCCAAGAAGAATGTGAAAAAAACGCCGGCTGCACTTCAGTGCGTCGACGCGGCTGCAAATATCCTGGCGGAACAATCATCTAATGAAATGAATGAGGAAGGACCCTCTGCGCCCAAGAAGAATGTGAAGAAAGTGCCGGCTGCACGTCAGTGTGTCAAGGTGGCTGCAAATCTTCTAGAGGCACAAGAATCTAATGAAAATGAA AAAACAGGCACAAAAAAGAAGGTCGAAAAACTACCGTCATCAAAAATGAGTTCCACAAGTCCAGAAGCAGCGACCAAAGATAAT GCAAATCCAAATATGAAACCAAGCCTAAAGAAGTCGACAAAGAAGCAAAAGTCTcaaaaagctggaaaagataaaatcgaaaatgaaGCCAAATAA
- the LOC6728650 gene encoding uncharacterized protein LOC6728650 isoform X5 — protein MVVTRSAARMKQNQLVTLSDQNIVAESSRTKEPPAPKENIKKIPAARQCGNVAANLLEEQASNEINEEGSSAPKKNIKKIPAARQCGNVAANLLEAQESNENEKTGTKKKVEKLPSSKMSSTSPEAATKDNANPNMKPSLKKSTKKQKSQKAGKDKIENEAK, from the exons ATGGTGGTTACTCGCAGTGCAGCCAGGATGAAGCAGAACCAACTGGTGACTTTATCTGACCAGAACATCGTAGCAGAATCTTCGAGGACCAAAGAACCTCCTGCGCCCAAAGagaatataaagaaaattccGGCTGCACGTCAGTGTGGCAATGTGGCTGCAAATCTTCTGGAGGAACAAGCATCTAATGAAATTAATGAAGAAGGATCTTCTGCGCCCAAAAagaatataaagaaaattccGGCTGCACGTCAGTGTGGCAATGTGGCTGCAAATCTTCTAGAGGCACAAGAATCTAATGAAAATGAA AAAACAGGCACAAAAAAGAAGGTCGAAAAACTACCGTCATCAAAAATGAGTTCCACAAGTCCAGAAGCAGCGACCAAAGATAAT GCAAATCCAAATATGAAACCAAGCCTAAAGAAGTCGACAAAGAAGCAAAAGTCTcaaaaagctggaaaagataaaatcgaaaatgaaGCCAAATAA
- the LOC6728650 gene encoding protein FAM133 isoform X2 has translation MVVTRSAARMKQNQLVTLSDQNIVAESSRTKEPPAPKENIKKIPAARQCGNVAANLLEEQASNEINEEGSSAPKKNIKKIPAARQCGNVAANLLEAQESNENEKTGTKRKDKKEQLDSKLSSTVQSPKSARSKESPRSKETPAPKKNVKKTPAALQCVDAAANILAEQSSNEMNEEGPSAPKKNVKKVPAARQCVKVAANLLEAQESNENEKTGTKKKVEKLPSSKMSSTSPEAATKDNANPNMKPSLKKSTKKQKSQKAGKDKIENEAK, from the exons ATGGTGGTTACTCGCAGTGCAGCCAGGATGAAGCAGAACCAACTGGTGACTTTATCTGACCAGAACATCGTAGCAGAATCTTCGAGGACCAAAGAACCTCCTGCGCCCAAAGagaatataaagaaaattccGGCTGCACGTCAGTGTGGCAATGTGGCTGCAAATCTTCTGGAGGAACAAGCATCTAATGAAATTAATGAAGAAGGATCTTCTGCGCCCAAAAagaatataaagaaaattccGGCTGCACGTCAGTGTGGCAATGTGGCTGCAAATCTTCTAGAGGCACAAGAATCTAATGAAAATGAA aaaacaGGAACAAAAAGGAAGGACAAAAAGGAACAACTGGACTCCAAATTGAGTTCCACAGTCCAAAGTCCAAAATCAGCGAGGTCCAAAGAATCTCCAAGGTCCAAAGAAACTCCTGCGCCCAAGAAGAATGTGAAAAAAACGCCGGCTGCACTTCAGTGCGTCGACGCGGCTGCAAATATCCTGGCGGAACAATCATCTAATGAAATGAATGAGGAAGGACCCTCTGCGCCCAAGAAGAATGTGAAGAAAGTGCCGGCTGCACGTCAGTGTGTCAAGGTGGCTGCAAATCTTCTAGAGGCACAAGAATCTAATGAAAATGAA AAAACAGGCACAAAAAAGAAGGTCGAAAAACTACCGTCATCAAAAATGAGTTCCACAAGTCCAGAAGCAGCGACCAAAGATAAT GCAAATCCAAATATGAAACCAAGCCTAAAGAAGTCGACAAAGAAGCAAAAGTCTcaaaaagctggaaaagataaaatcgaaaatgaaGCCAAATAA
- the LOC6728651 gene encoding uncharacterized protein LOC6728651, with protein MAHHSPLRKIYNMRRKLISSLSSSVASEFKESMKRKRISHSFSGPSGEFERKGLRQMRKRIKLEKSIERTPKKKFQSKRHLPLKGPARKKVTSGSRGSIGLRQMRKRVKLEDTDEKSYKPSPKIKVKSMKHSALKGPAPIILRKKFGVRVASVWTGAGYVLVIKEPPAVEIIHSSSGSWLEKQ; from the exons ATGGCTCACCATTCTCCATTGCGAAAAATTT ACAACATGAGGCGTAAGCTGATTTCGTCGCTATCCTCTTCTGTGGCCAGCGAATTTAAAGAATCTATGAAGCGCAAACGCATTTCGCACAGTTTCTCGGGTCCCTCGGGAGAATTTGAGAGAAAAGGTTTGCGACAGATGAGGAAACGCATTAAGTTGGAGAAATCAATCGAAAGAACTCCCAAAAAGAAGTTCCAGAGCAAGAGGCATTTACCTCTGAAGGGACCGGCTCGGAAGAAGGTTACATCTGGAAGTCGTGGGTCAATTGGCTTGCGACAGATGAGGAAGCGCGTGAAGTTGGAGGACACCGACGAGAAGTCTTACAAACCATCTCCCAAAATTAAGGTCAAGTCAATGAAGCACTCGGCTCTGAAGGGACCGGCTCCAATCATATTGCGTAAAAAGTTTGGAGTCCGCGTAGCTAGTGTTTGGACTGGTGCTGGCTACGTGTTGGTGATCAAGGAACCTCCTGCAGTAGAAATAATCCATAGCAGTTCCGGCAGTTGGCTTGAGAAGCAGTAA
- the LOC6728652 gene encoding protein slender lobes, with protein sequence MDDNTENTDGKRVTRARTRRLSLLDTDSRPSTPQLDTAAELAAASPRATRRTRLNSSTLDVRTPTRTRRASLARGETPEPTTPSSVKRPTRTPAKNTRSVRQQLTLTEEPEENEVVQEKPSPSTSLVPKDGKGKAQRKPSVSPSPKRTVTPNPQSDEKRVTRSMSQTPPMATRSSSNTPRDLNDSPKVEQKASDVEPAKAKPHIKTTPKVAVKLEKLSMEKFSSMMGKAQQLIVPDELKANGAVEEQNKSIAAAHSQTPETQESAQPAKDAGKQPFLKAFTTLSKIQSSSKALHIDESADTTPKKTPIATSKKIEENMNDVFETSRVKSPKVERKIETPQKVHPVATSEIKENTEPVGVDNEIKTKTETPQKVEPPKIESKVETHKLIDSPQMEKKRATAQNVSTIDLMDTSPEKDESMEDQEFLDAEDSIVQFEPQNDKPVEKPNEPEFLDLDDDEPVLPSEAPKNKENVEDGKEVLPDDSLDDEKQNKIDVTEGKHLPDITSGIRARAVRSPAVEQKKSVDFNNFNTDDIEVAKKRFPKTPGREKMPVCRILTPKPETPIKLPLQKGRYSSTPIFKDQERGLSNSTKKLHPAPPQIDAIKPFDELESKNAVDEMVEQSRMSKQKWENKILAGLESFEGDVEDQEGEGENEEEHEEDKPISEFVDLEAEDAGEDYKSGDSMDSSIRREMEENEIPIDGESVGSEDTEESTPEESDGDDSFIVSDNEDEEDVGQLCYSSGEDEIEDAEESEQAESSSVKRRRIVIASSSDEEHVKVQDNDSSKDKTEKPKNQSNCSSNASKLSEAAQLLNASEEKSSISETELERSRQVALNELNKSERFNKTETQLDISVMEVDSSDNDEEEKTDKVEAKSNRSLYEIVDSDDGEKQEQDETDADKPAESENHSEIKKSTSFKAQISGDKGNKSVNDIMDYYETEDPKEADKNEESDKDKQAENEKSDEDKPSESESPPTIKKSTISTADEEALLAELASSDLSHLQKMFNPLQKSRRQSLYVPSPELATKKSKLRRRSELVEVGSDFCPSQSFVDMVAEKKRQKNKRKRLSKSLSGAPDDLEEMEIQHERKRLKSSHGASTDSLEEDNEIETMTVAEEHQSDGEVSESEVPNEETADTSPEKPPASESPEEKETVAVEELPMEKTKTCDAPPSEERPTEILTSKPKGMAPVKVEKTAEYYLAYCHNLLEAANEAKLKEKKEYLASGAKQKKPKRLAAQAPSKPLVTMGSESETITTKSSKQPPVLKKDVKRLQAARQAVSHAVNLLAPPKASDAEPRTLSRKLSPQPPLVDKKSGKQKKKGKKQKPQEASPLKSSDEENHGHRIRTNAGYVTVVDEPPNKVPKIELIKTSSGMVRVEPCTPKQKYFRELPPTPKMHGFREEPGPSGMSRKRAKHPAQHNSAKQAALRFKEQIFARRS encoded by the exons ATGGATGATAATACGGAGAACACAGATGGGAAGCGCG TGACCCGGGCTCGAACTCGTCGCTTGTCCCTTCTGGATACGGACAGCCGTCCGAGCACTCCGCAGTTGGATACGGCGGCAGAACTCG CTGCCGCTTCGCCACGTGCCACACGCCGCACACGTCTGAACTCGTCCACTTTGGATGTGAGGACTCCAACACGGACCAGGCGCGCATCCTTGGCACGCGGTGAGACTCCCGAGCCGACGACGCCCTCTTCCGTGAAAAGGCCAACTCGCACGCCAGCTAAAAACACCAGATCTGTGCGCCAACAGCTTACACTAACAGAGGAACCGGAGGAAAATGAGGTCGTGCAGGAAAAGCCCAGCCCCAGTACAAGTCTTGTGCCCAAGGACGGCAAGGGTAAGGCACAGCGGAAGCCCAGTGTCAGTCCGAGTCCAAAGCGAACAGTCACACCCAATCCGCAGAGTGATGAGAAACGAGTGACGCGTTCTATGTCTCAGACTCCACCAATGGCCACTCGTTCGTCCAGTAATACGCCTCGTGATCTTAACGATTCACCCAAAGTTGAGCAAAAAGCATCAGATGTCGAGCCAGCGAAGGCTAAACCCCATATTAAAACCACTCCCAAGGTTGCCGTAAAGCTAGAGAAACTTTCAATGGAAAAATTCTCTAGCATGATGGGAAAGGCACAGCAATTGATTGTGCCGGATGAACTCAAGGCTAATGGAGCTGTTGAGGAGCAAAATAAATCTATCGCTGCAGCCCATTCACAGACACCAGAAACACAAGAATCAGCCCAACCTGCCAAGGATGCTGGCAAACAACCATTCCTGAAGGCATTTACCACACTTTCGAAAATTCAAAGTTCAAGTAAAGCTCTTCACATTGATGAGAGCGCAGATACAACTCCAAAAAAAACTCCAATCGCGACATCCAAGAAAATTGAAGAAAACATGAATGATGTGTTTGAAACATCACGCGTCAAGTCTCCTAAAGTTGAAAGAAAAATCGAGACTCCGCAGAAAGTTCATCCTGTTGCCACTTctgaaattaaagaaaacacCGAGCCCGTTGGGGTAgacaatgaaattaaaacgaaaactgaAACTCCCCAGAAGGTTGAACCACCtaaaattgaaagcaaagtAGAAACTCATAAGCTAATTGATTCTCctcaaatggaaaagaaaagagCTACTGCACAAAACGTTTCTACTATTGACTTAATGGACACAAGCCCAGAAAAAGATGAGTCCATGGAGGACCAAGAGTTTTTAGATGCAGAAGATTCGATTGTTCAGTTCGAGCCACAAAACGATAAGCCAGTAGAGAAACCAAATGAACCGGAGTTTTTAGACCTCGACGACGATGAGCCGGTACTTCCGTCGGAAGctccaaaaaataaagaaaatgtcGAAGACGGTAAGGAAGTACTCCCAGATGATTCATTGGATGATgagaagcaaaacaaaatcgatgTTACCGAGGGAAAACATCTGCCGGACATAACTTCCGGCATAAGAGCTCGTGCTGTGCGTTCCCCTGCTGTGGAGCAAAAAAAATCGGTTGACTTCAACAACTTTAACACTGATGACATAGAGGTAGCAAAGAAACGGTTTCCCAAGACGCCAGGACGTGAGAAGATGCCAGTTTGTCGCATTCTGACTCCCAAGCCGGAGACGCCCATAAAACTGCCTCTCCAAAAGGGTCGATATAGTTCCACACCAATATTCAAAGATCAGGAGCGTGGTCTGTCCAACAGCACGAAGAAATTGCATCCAGCACCTCCTCAAATTGATGCTATCAAGCCATTCGATGAGCTGGAATCAAAGAATGCTGTGGATGAGATGGTGGAACAATCACGCATGTCAAAGCAAAAGTGGGAGAATAAAATCCTGGCTGGGCTAGAAAGCTTTGAGGGAGATGTTGAAGACCAAGAGGGTGAAGGAGAAAACGAGGAGGAGCACGAAGAAGACAAACCCATTTCCGAATTTGTGGACCTAGAAGCTGAAGATGCTGGGGAAGATTACAAGTCTGGAGATTCGATGGACAGTTCGATTCGCCGGGAAATGGAGGAGAATGAAATTCCAATCGATGGGGAGTCCGTTGGCAGTGAGGATACTGAGGAGTCTACCCCAGAAGAATCTGATGGCGACGATTCGTTTATTGTATCGGACAACGAAGATGAGGAGGATGTAGGACAGCTTTGCTACTCCTCCGGCGAGGATGAAATTGAAGATGCTGAAGAATCTGAACAAGCTGAGAGTTCTAGCGTGAAACGTCGCCGCATTGTTATAGCGAGCTCCAGTGATGAAGAACATGTGAAAGTTCAGGACAATGATTCCAGTAAGGACAAAACAGAGAAgcccaaaaaccaaagcaacTGCTCATCCAATGCCAGTAAATTAAGCGAAGCAGCCCAACTGTTGAACGCCAGTGAGGAAAAATCTTCCATCTCGGAAACCGAGCTGGAAAGATCTCGCCAAGTCGCTCTCAACGAACTGAACAAATCGGAGCGGTTCAACAAGACAGAAACGCAACTCGATATCAGTGTCATGGAGGTGGACTCATCAGATAacgacgaggaggagaagACAGACAAGGTTGAAGCCAAGAGCAACAGGAGCCTGTACGAAATAGTGGATTCCGATGACGGGGAAAAGCAAGAGCAGGACGAAACTGATGCAGATAAACCAGCTGAAAGCGAAAACCATtccgaaattaaaaaatctacATCTTTCAAGGCCCAAATCTCTGGAGACAAGGGCAACAAAAGCGTAAACGATATAATGGATTATTATGAAACTGAGGACCCTAAGGAGGCCGATAAAAACGAGGAGTCTGATAAAGACAAACAAGCCGAAAACGAGAAGTCTGATGAAGATAAACCATCTGAAAGCGAAAGCCCTCCAACAATCAAAAAATCCACAATTTCCACTGCGGATGAAGAAGCTTTGCTCGCCGAATTGGCCTCTAGTGATTTGAGCCActtgcaaaaaatgtttaaccCTCTACAGAAATCCCGCCGCCAGTCATTATATGTCCCCAGTCCCGAGCTGGCAACCAAGAAGTCCAAACTGAGACGCCGTAGTGAACTGGTTGAAGTTGGAAGTGACTTCTGCCCCTCGCAGTCCTTTGTCGACATGGTGGCCGAGAAAAAGCGGCAGAAAAACAAGCGCAAGCGCCTGTCGAAAAGCCTATCTGGTGCGCCAGATGATCTTGAGGAAATGGAGATCCAGCACGAGCGCAAGCGCCTTAAGAGCTCACATGGTGCTTCCACGGATTCCTTGGAGGAGGACAACGAAATCGAGACAATGACTGTCGCCGAGGAACATCAGAGCGACGGGGAAGTCTCGGAAAGTGAAGTTCCTAATGAAGAAACGGCCGATACTTCCCCTGAGAAACCACCAGCTTCGGAATCACCtgaagaaaaagaaactgTCGCCGTAGAGGAGCTTCCCATGGAGAAGACGAAAACTTGCGATGCACCGCCATCCGAGGAAAGACCTACAGAAATTTTGACTTCAAAACCGAAAGGAATGGCGCCGGTCAAGGTCGAGAAGACTGCCGAATATTACTTGGCATACTGTCACAACCTCCTGGAAGCTGCCAACGAGGCTAAGTTAAAGGAAAAGAAAGAG TATCTTGCCAGCGGAGCGAAGCAAAAGAAGCCAAAGCGACTGGCTGCGCAAGCGCCATCCAAGCCATTGGTCACCATGGGCTCAGAATCGGAAACCATTACAACGAAATCGTCCAAGCAGCCACCGGTGCTGAAGAAGGATGTAAAGCGCCTACAGGCAGCGCGTCAGGCTGTGAGTCATGCTGTTAATCTTCTGGCGCCGCCAAAAGCCAGCGACGCAGAG CCACGCACGCTCTCGCGTAAATTGTCGCCACAGCCGCCATTGGTGGACAAGAAATCAGGCAAACAGAAGAagaaggggaaaaagcaaaagccccAGGAGGCGTCACCGCTGAAGAGCTCCGATGAGGAGAACCACGGCCATCGTATTCGAACAAATGCTGGCTACGTGACGGTGGTCGATGAGCCCCCCAATAAAGTTCCCAAAATCGAGCTGATTAAGACCAGTTCGGGCATGGTGCGAGTTGAGCCATGCACACCCAAACAGAAGTATTTCCGCGAGCTGCCGCCCACACCGAAAATGCATGGGTTCCGCGAGGAGCCAGGACCTTCCGGGATGTCAAGGAAGCGGGCCAAGCACCCAGCACAACACAATTCCGCCAAACAGGCGGCGCTGCGCTTCAAGGAGCAGATATTTGCTCGCAGATCTTAG
- the LOC6728654 gene encoding leukocyte receptor cluster member 1 homolog, which yields MNILPKKRWHVRTKENIARVRRDQAAAAAEEKVRQEKLEFAESEARINFLRRQSGLPEKVSKESREEPECSTETTKGVDLFADYKARVKTTNKDLEKEQKEEQEKYEKQIGYLTYLGQDTNEALKVRSWYELAPKRPEVGDATPTETHLKQKLAHDPLTLINALLPPEKKDPKKATKRIRERTPTPSQEPSMPHKDKKSKKDKKNSKHKKHKSKNGSRETLLAEERIKREKLETLRRERMRRETAERQRSEALFAPKELPVAASAASTPAATPKVVQKYNSQFNPELAKQNML from the exons atgaatattctACCAAAAAAACG CTGGCATGTGCGTACCAAGGAGAACATTGCCCGCGTGCGCCGGGATCAAGCGGCTGCCGCAGCGGAAGAAAAAGTCCGGCAGGAGAAATTGGAATTTGCT GAAAGCGAGGCGCGAATCAACTTCCTGCGCCGCCAATCAGGCTTGCCGGAGAAGGTCTCCAAGGAATCTCGAGAGGAGCCAGAATGCAGTACTGAAACAACCAAAGGGGTGGATCTCTTTGCGGACTACAAGGCGAGAGTGAAGACGACTAACAAAGACTTGgaaaaggagcaaaaggaggagcaggagaagtATGAGAAGCAGATTGGCTACCTCACATACTTGGGCCAGGACACCAATGAAGCTTTGAAAGTGCGCAGCTGGTACGAGTTAGCCCCCAAAAGACCAGAAGTGGGGGATGCCACTCCTACTGAAACTCATCTCAAGCAAAAGCTAGCCCACGATCCTCTGACCCTAATCAATGCTTTGTTGCCTCCAGAGAAAAAGGATCCCAAAAAGGCCACAAAAAGAATTCGCGAAAGGACACCCACGCCTTCTCAAGAACCTTCAATGCCCCACAAGGACAAGAAATCCAAGAAGGATAAGAAAAATAGTAAGCACAAGAAGCACAAGAGCAAAAATGGTTCAAGGGAGACCCTTTTGGCCGAGGAACGCATAAAACGAGAAAAGCTCGAGACGCTAAGAAGGGAGCGCATGCGACGGGAAACAGCTGAGCGCCAGCGTTCCGAGGCTCTGTTCGCACCCAAGGAGCTTCCGGTGGCTGCCAGTGCAGCATCCACTCCGGCTGCGACGCCTAAGGTTGTCCAGAAGTACAACAGCCAGTTCAATCCGGAGTTAGCAAAGCAAAATATGCTCTAg